A single Methanocaldococcus bathoardescens DNA region contains:
- the cyaB gene encoding class IV adenylate cyclase: MIEVEIKVKIDDKDKVVEQLKNLGFKFIKKKFQEDIYFNGIDRDFRETDEALRIRNEDGNFFVTYKGPKIDKISKTREEIEVKIENKEKMRQIFKKLGFKEVPPIRKIREIYKKGDIEASIDDVEGLGLFLELEKSISDINEKDRILEELMDILKSLNISKDNIIRKSYLELRGLQ, encoded by the coding sequence ATGATAGAGGTTGAGATTAAAGTGAAGATTGATGATAAAGATAAAGTTGTAGAGCAGTTAAAAAATCTTGGCTTTAAATTTATTAAGAAGAAATTTCAAGAGGATATATATTTCAATGGAATTGATAGAGATTTTAGGGAAACTGATGAAGCTTTAAGAATTAGGAATGAAGATGGGAATTTCTTTGTTACTTATAAAGGTCCAAAAATAGATAAAATATCAAAAACAAGGGAAGAGATTGAAGTAAAAATAGAGAATAAAGAAAAGATGAGGCAAATATTTAAAAAACTTGGGTTTAAAGAAGTTCCACCAATTAGAAAGATTAGAGAGATTTACAAAAAGGGAGATATAGAGGCAAGTATTGATGATGTTGAAGGTCTCGGCCTATTCTTGGAATTAGAAAAGTCAATATCTGATATTAATGAAAAAGATAGGATTTTGGAAGAGCTAATGGACATACTGAAAAGTTTAAATATTAGTAAAGACAATATCATTAGAAAATCATACTTGGAGCTAAGGGGGTTGCAATGA
- a CDS encoding anthranilate synthase component II, translating into MGTKKVLVIDNIDSFVWNLVQYVGTLGYKVKLVDNKITLEEIKKINPDRIIISPGPKTPKEAGNCIKIIQEVEIPILGVCLGHQCIVEAFGGEVGRAKRVMHGKASLIEHDSEGIFKDIPNPFYGGRYHSLVAYEVPKELKITAKSLDDGYIMGVRHKKLPIEGVQFHPESILTESNNLKFPDLGLKLIKNFVENGY; encoded by the coding sequence ATGGGAACTAAAAAAGTGCTTGTTATTGACAATATAGATTCATTTGTTTGGAATTTAGTTCAATACGTAGGAACTTTGGGCTATAAAGTTAAGTTAGTAGATAACAAAATCACATTAGAAGAAATAAAGAAAATAAATCCTGATAGGATAATTATAAGTCCAGGACCAAAAACACCAAAAGAGGCTGGAAATTGTATAAAAATTATTCAAGAAGTAGAAATTCCAATATTGGGGGTTTGTTTAGGGCATCAATGTATTGTTGAGGCATTTGGTGGAGAGGTTGGGAGAGCAAAAAGAGTTATGCACGGAAAGGCAAGTTTAATAGAGCATGACAGTGAGGGAATTTTTAAAGATATTCCTAATCCATTCTATGGTGGAAGATACCATTCATTAGTTGCCTATGAAGTGCCAAAAGAGTTAAAGATTACTGCTAAGAGTTTAGATGACGGCTATATTATGGGAGTTAGACATAAAAAGTTACCAATTGAGGGTGTTCAATTCCATCCAGAAAGTATATTAACTGAATCAAATAACTTAAAATTCCCAGATTTAGGATTAAAACTTATTAAGAATTTTGTTGAGAATGGATATTAA
- the argS gene encoding arginine--tRNA ligase yields MDIKSNIINALKKVISEEIGKEIDIKLDKTPNLELGDYSVNICFKLAKELRKNPKIIAEEIVDKLKAMNIEGVKEIKAVNGYINFYIDYSEFAKHLLEDIDKKGNDYGKGDKKGIKIILEHTSANPNGPLHIGHLRNAIIGDCLKRILEFYGYDVETHYYVNDMGRQMALVVYGIELFGLDKEKKKDHAIAETYVKINKYLEEHPEEEEKILELMREYEDALEKNEDNEVVKKFEFAVNYALDGIKETLKNLNIKHDTFIWESSYVRNGMVKEVIKKLMETGKVIKEETYMLDLSDFGIQKKMVLARANGTSLYSTRDIAYHLDKLSKCDVGIDVLGADHKLTAEMVKAALKLLGSKEPEVIFYEFISLPEGSMSTRKGRFISTDELLEEAIKRAKEECNKRGVEENIAYDIGLGAVRYNIARISPEKPMVFKWEEALDFEKVGCPFIQYAHARCCRILEEAENKGIKDEAVFNYELTDEEKELIKMLDEFKDIIRESAENRKVHVLANYLLELAKAFNRFYANCPILMAKVDDNIKKSRLALVKSTKTVLETGLGLLGINCPGRM; encoded by the coding sequence ATGGATATCAAAAGCAATATTATCAATGCATTAAAAAAAGTAATTAGTGAAGAGATAGGAAAAGAGATTGATATAAAGTTGGATAAAACACCAAACTTAGAGTTAGGAGATTACTCTGTAAATATTTGCTTTAAATTAGCTAAAGAATTGAGGAAAAATCCAAAAATTATTGCTGAAGAAATTGTAGATAAGTTAAAAGCTATGAACATTGAAGGAGTTAAAGAGATAAAGGCAGTTAATGGATATATAAACTTCTATATTGACTATAGTGAATTTGCTAAACATCTATTGGAGGATATTGATAAAAAAGGAAATGATTATGGTAAAGGAGACAAAAAAGGAATAAAAATTATCTTAGAACATACATCAGCAAATCCTAATGGGCCTTTACATATTGGACATTTAAGAAATGCCATTATTGGAGATTGTTTAAAAAGAATATTGGAGTTTTATGGTTATGATGTTGAAACCCATTACTATGTAAATGATATGGGTAGGCAGATGGCTTTGGTTGTTTATGGAATTGAATTATTTGGTTTAGATAAAGAGAAAAAGAAAGACCATGCAATTGCTGAAACTTATGTAAAAATTAATAAATATTTAGAAGAACATCCTGAAGAAGAGGAAAAAATTCTTGAATTAATGAGAGAGTATGAAGATGCCTTAGAAAAGAATGAAGATAATGAAGTAGTTAAAAAATTTGAGTTTGCCGTTAATTATGCATTAGATGGGATAAAAGAAACACTAAAAAACTTAAATATTAAGCATGACACCTTTATTTGGGAAAGCTCTTATGTAAGAAATGGGATGGTTAAGGAAGTTATAAAAAAATTAATGGAAACTGGAAAGGTAATTAAAGAAGAAACCTACATGCTTGATTTATCAGATTTTGGAATTCAAAAGAAGATGGTTTTAGCAAGAGCAAATGGAACAAGCTTATATTCAACAAGAGATATTGCCTATCATTTAGATAAGTTATCAAAGTGTGATGTAGGAATAGATGTTTTAGGGGCTGACCACAAATTAACAGCTGAGATGGTTAAAGCTGCCTTAAAATTACTTGGAAGTAAAGAGCCAGAAGTTATATTCTATGAATTCATCTCTCTTCCAGAAGGTTCAATGAGTACAAGAAAAGGAAGATTTATAAGTACTGATGAGTTATTGGAAGAGGCTATAAAAAGAGCTAAGGAAGAGTGTAACAAGAGAGGGGTAGAGGAAAATATTGCCTATGATATTGGATTGGGGGCAGTTAGATACAACATAGCAAGAATTTCCCCAGAAAAGCCAATGGTATTTAAATGGGAAGAAGCTTTAGATTTTGAAAAAGTTGGATGTCCATTTATACAATATGCCCACGCAAGATGTTGTAGAATATTGGAAGAGGCAGAAAATAAAGGAATCAAAGATGAGGCAGTATTTAACTACGAATTAACTGATGAAGAGAAGGAGTTAATTAAGATGTTAGATGAATTTAAGGACATAATTAGAGAGAGCGCTGAGAATAGAAAAGTGCATGTGTTAGCAAACTACTTATTAGAGCTTGCTAAGGCATTCAATAGATTCTATGCAAATTGCCCAATTTTAATGGCAAAAGTTGATGATAACATTAAAAAATCAAGATTAGCATTAGTTAAAAGCACTAAAACTGTATTAGAAACTGGTTTAGGATTGTTAGGAATAAATTGTCCAGGAAGAATGTAA